A genomic window from Streptomyces sp. NBC_00234 includes:
- a CDS encoding SigE family RNA polymerase sigma factor: MAQGEVLAFEDYVRTRQDALLRSARRLVPDPVDAQDLLQTALVRTYGRWDGIADKSLADAYLRRVMINTRTEWWRARKLEEVPTEQLPDASVEDGTEQRADRALLMDVLGVLAPKQRSVVVLRHWEQMSTEETAAALGMSAGTVKSTLHRALARLRQELESREALSREAHSREADVRRTPGAPVRAHTPARHDGRHDERGRERCAA, from the coding sequence ATGGCGCAGGGCGAGGTGCTCGCATTCGAGGACTACGTACGGACCCGGCAGGATGCCCTGCTGCGCAGTGCCCGGCGCCTCGTTCCCGACCCCGTGGACGCCCAGGACCTGTTGCAGACCGCCCTGGTGCGTACGTACGGCCGCTGGGACGGCATCGCCGACAAGTCCCTCGCCGACGCCTATCTGCGCCGCGTCATGATCAACACGCGTACGGAGTGGTGGCGGGCCCGCAAGCTCGAAGAGGTCCCCACCGAGCAGCTTCCCGACGCGAGCGTCGAGGACGGTACCGAACAGCGCGCCGACCGCGCCCTGCTGATGGACGTCCTGGGCGTGCTGGCTCCCAAGCAACGCAGCGTCGTCGTGCTGCGACACTGGGAGCAGATGAGCACGGAGGAGACGGCCGCTGCTCTCGGTATGTCGGCGGGTACGGTGAAGAGCACGCTCCACCGGGCGCTGGCGAGGCTGCGTCAGGAGCTGGAGAGCCGCGAGGCGCTGAGCCGGGAGGCCCACAGCCGCGAGGCGGACGTGCGTCGTACGCCCGGGGCGCCGGTGCGTGCGCACACACCGGCGC